The Musa acuminata AAA Group cultivar baxijiao chromosome BXJ1-3, Cavendish_Baxijiao_AAA, whole genome shotgun sequence genome window below encodes:
- the LOC103977797 gene encoding WRKY transcription factor WRKY24: MASSTRSLGSSAASIYATFTELLTGVGNSQGEDMTRLEMSWELAGGDTGGTSKFKSAPPPFLPLSPPPPSPSFSFPTSLSLTELLESPLLLPASSMLPSPTTGSLPAQHLNWSFSANSQDGAYSDFCFQTQGGERKPEVKVEDVVPIHASSSQAVRGQRRSDDGYNWRKYGQKQIKGSENPVGYYKCTYPDCPTKKKVEMSTDGEITEIVYKGSHNHPKPLSTRKLSAPLPSQTSDHCFADPVLTPENSSVSCCGSEAKEFDDDEHDAKRSRKEDEGKCFSAPGNRTVREPRVVVQTPSDVDILDDGYRWRKYGQKVVKANRNPRSYYKCTSNGCPVRKHVERASNDPRSVITTYEGKHNHDVPAARTPQPDSAMADHVNLFPY, from the exons atgGCTTCTTCCACGAGGAGCTTGGGGAGCTCAGCTGCGTCTATCTACGCCACCTTCACTGAGCTGTTGACAGGCGTCGGTAATAGCCAAGGCGAGGACATGACAAGGCTTGAGATGAGCTGGGAATTGGCAGGGGGTGATACAGGTGGCACATCCAAGTTCAAGTCTGCACCTCCTCCCTTCCTGCctctctcccctcctcctccatctccttcCTTCTCTTTCCCAACCAGCCTCAGCCTTACCGAGCTCTTGGAATCTCCACTCCTCCTCCCCGCTTCCTCT ATGTTGCCTTCTCCAACCACCGGTTCTCTCCCTGCACAGCATCTGAACTGGAGCTTCTCTGCTAATTCACAGGATGGAGCCTACTCCGACTTCTGTTTCCAAACCCAG GGAGGAGAACGAAAACCCGAAGTCAAAGTTGAAGATGTTGTCCCAATTCATGCAAGTTCTTCTCAGGCCGTGAGAGGGCAGAGGAGATCAGATGATGGATACAACTGGAGGAAGTATGGCCAGAAACAGATTAAGGGAAGCGAGAACCCGGTCGGCTATTACAAGTGCACTTATCCCGATTGCCCAACGAAGAAGAAGGTGGAGATGTCCACTGATGGAGAGATTACTGAGATCGTGTACAAGGGcagccacaaccacccaaagcctcTGTCCACCAGAAAGCTTTCAGCTCCTCTGCCTTCCCAGACATCCGATCATTGCTTTGCTGATCCAGTTCTGACACCTGAGAATTCATCAGTTTCTTGCTGTGGATCTGAGGCAAAGGAATTCGACGACGACGAGCACGACGCGAAGCGCTC GAGGAAGGAAGATGAGGGTAAGTGCTTCTCAGCTCCCGGAAACAGGACAGTTCGTGAGCCGAGAGTGGTGGTGCAGACTCCCAGCGACGTTGACATTCTTGACGATGGATATCGATGGAGGAAGTACGGGCAGAAGGTGGTCAAGGCGAATCGAAATCCCAG GAGCTACTACAAGTGCACCAGTAATGGCTGCCCGGTTAGGAAGCATGTGGAGAGGGCATCAAACGACCCGAGATCGGTGATCACCACGTACGAGGGAAAGCACAACCATGATGTTCCTGCAGCTAGAACACCTCAACCTGATTCAGCCATGGCTGATCATGTTAACCTCTTCCCCTACTAA